A window from Pseudomonas campi encodes these proteins:
- the trhA gene encoding PAQR family membrane homeostasis protein TrhA, producing MYHGEKFNAWTHLIGALLAAVGAIWLLVLASLDGEPRKIVSVAIYGLALVLLYSISTLYHSLRGPKKLVMRKLDHLSIYLLIAGSYTPFCLVTLHGPWGWWLFGIVWGLALVGMLQEIKPRSEARVLSIVIYAVMGWIVLVAIEPLLAALGRDGFIWLASGGVLYTVGIIFFAYDSRFRHWHGIWHLFVMAGSLLHYVAILRYVL from the coding sequence ATGTATCACGGGGAAAAATTCAACGCCTGGACTCACCTGATCGGCGCGCTGCTGGCCGCCGTCGGCGCCATCTGGCTGCTGGTGCTGGCCAGCCTCGACGGTGAGCCACGCAAAATCGTCAGCGTGGCCATCTACGGCCTGGCCCTGGTCCTGCTCTACAGCATCTCCACGCTCTACCACAGCCTGCGCGGACCGAAGAAGCTGGTCATGCGCAAGCTCGACCACCTGTCCATCTACCTGCTGATTGCCGGCAGCTACACGCCCTTCTGCCTGGTCACCCTGCACGGCCCCTGGGGCTGGTGGCTGTTCGGCATCGTCTGGGGCCTGGCCCTGGTCGGCATGCTGCAGGAGATCAAGCCGCGCTCGGAGGCGCGGGTGCTGTCCATCGTCATCTACGCGGTGATGGGCTGGATCGTACTGGTGGCCATCGAGCCACTGCTCGCCGCCCTGGGCCGCGACGGCTTCATCTGGCTGGCCAGCGGCGGCGTGTTGTACACGGTGGGCATCATTTTCTTCGCCTACGACAGCCGTTTTCGCCACTGGCACGGCATCTGGCACCTGTTCGTCATGGCCGGCAGCCTGCTGCACTACGTGGCGATACTGCGCTACGTGCTCTGA
- a CDS encoding PilZ domain-containing protein has product MTLDALRLEVPDIREEDVLPLADLGEQLAAARQQSTENALQQALTLLFQLNRSAMTLLERQRALQSFSEEYRHYAALFAGSTAPSALFVRLCSELAIGFKRLLLQILQGRHPSRPHLAWCLYMAEHFIAQTLMRHYQLYQEPPEGLWRDSHLLYWIGEHQNCLDEHVAAAFQPTPAATLRGLYQQTLLLAMSNPFHLAEGECPILFGALTPLAGLASLQPWEDDEDSEATIVDLSLAQPCLALEQPQDSDPRNLRRLELGALLVALHEPAPLQTTAERELLERVQQHWLGRQQRRHPRADFSADCSLVIGLLNIHAQLLEKRPQACPAQMLDASPGGARLHCNADQGGQLPVGQLVLVLASKGTPSLAVVRWRHLNSEGLHLGLRYLKGLPRPVWLRRTPSAQTHPGVLQSTPAPGNGWHHGLWLPGGQFVEGENLWLQLANVNNQAVVQLPAANLTTPSVVRHPLRLA; this is encoded by the coding sequence ATGACACTGGACGCCTTGCGCCTCGAAGTACCGGACATCCGCGAAGAAGATGTCCTGCCGCTGGCCGACCTTGGTGAGCAATTGGCGGCAGCCCGCCAGCAGTCTACGGAAAACGCCTTGCAGCAGGCGCTGACTCTGTTGTTCCAGCTCAATCGCAGCGCCATGACCTTACTTGAAAGGCAGCGCGCCCTGCAAAGCTTCAGCGAAGAATACCGTCACTATGCCGCGCTCTTTGCCGGCAGTACCGCACCGTCGGCATTGTTCGTGCGCCTGTGCAGCGAGCTGGCGATAGGTTTCAAACGCCTGCTGCTGCAGATACTCCAGGGACGCCACCCTTCGCGCCCGCACCTGGCCTGGTGCCTGTACATGGCGGAGCACTTCATTGCCCAGACTCTGATGCGCCATTACCAGCTGTATCAGGAGCCACCAGAAGGACTGTGGCGTGACAGCCACCTGCTGTACTGGATCGGGGAACATCAGAACTGCCTCGACGAACATGTCGCCGCCGCCTTCCAGCCGACACCCGCCGCCACGCTGCGCGGTCTCTATCAGCAGACCCTGCTGCTGGCCATGAGCAACCCCTTCCACCTGGCCGAAGGTGAATGCCCCATCCTGTTCGGCGCGCTGACACCCCTGGCTGGCCTCGCCAGCCTGCAGCCCTGGGAAGATGACGAGGACAGCGAGGCAACCATTGTCGACCTGAGCCTGGCGCAACCCTGCCTGGCGCTGGAGCAGCCGCAGGACAGCGATCCGCGCAACCTGCGCCGCCTTGAGCTGGGCGCATTGCTGGTGGCCCTGCACGAACCGGCACCACTGCAGACTACAGCCGAGCGTGAGCTGCTCGAGCGGGTCCAGCAACACTGGCTCGGCCGCCAACAGCGACGCCACCCGCGCGCTGACTTCAGTGCCGACTGCAGCCTGGTCATCGGCCTGCTCAACATTCATGCGCAACTACTGGAAAAGCGCCCTCAGGCCTGCCCCGCACAGATGCTCGACGCCAGTCCGGGCGGTGCGCGCTTGCACTGCAATGCCGACCAGGGTGGACAGCTGCCCGTCGGCCAACTGGTGCTGGTACTCGCCAGCAAGGGCACGCCCAGCCTGGCAGTGGTGCGCTGGCGCCATCTCAACAGCGAAGGCCTGCACCTGGGGCTGCGTTACCTGAAGGGGCTGCCGCGCCCAGTCTGGCTACGCCGTACGCCCAGCGCGCAAACCCACCCCGGCGTCCTGCAAAGCACCCCGGCTCCCGGCAATGGCTGGCACCACGGCCTGTGGCTGCCGGGCGGTCAGTTCGTTGAAGGAGAAAATCTCTGGCTGCAGCTGGCCAATGTAAACAACCAGGCCGTGGTGCAATTGCCGGCAGCGAACCTGACTACCCCGTCAGTGGTGCGCCACCCGCTGCGCCTGGCCTGA
- a CDS encoding Crp/Fnr family transcriptional regulator — protein sequence MLTAQPPPVSNLLLDGLPRKERNRILHDCEQVELVFGKILCEAEQPFRYLYFPLTGFISLVATLGEHPPLELGLIGNEGMLGATLALGINAAPCRAVVQGPGSAWRISATQLRQLLPECPRLLRTLKRYLYVLLTQLAQNAACGHFHEVEPRLARWLLMTHDRAHADNFHLTHEYLAEMLGVRRSGVTIAAGALQLRQLIHYSRGQITILDRLGLEAAACECYNALSADYSRLFSAPAAAPV from the coding sequence ATGCTCACAGCTCAGCCACCGCCCGTCAGCAATCTGCTGCTCGACGGTTTGCCACGCAAGGAACGCAACAGAATCCTGCACGACTGCGAACAAGTCGAACTGGTATTCGGCAAGATTCTCTGCGAGGCCGAGCAGCCTTTTCGCTACCTGTACTTTCCCCTGACCGGCTTCATTTCCCTGGTCGCCACCCTGGGCGAACATCCGCCACTGGAGCTGGGCCTGATCGGCAACGAAGGCATGCTCGGCGCCACCCTGGCCCTGGGCATCAACGCCGCGCCCTGCCGTGCCGTGGTGCAGGGCCCCGGCAGCGCCTGGCGCATCAGTGCCACGCAGTTGCGCCAGCTACTGCCGGAATGCCCGCGCCTGCTGCGCACCCTCAAGCGCTATCTCTATGTGCTGCTCACGCAGCTGGCGCAGAACGCCGCCTGCGGCCACTTCCACGAGGTCGAGCCACGCCTGGCGCGCTGGCTGCTGATGACCCATGACCGCGCCCATGCGGACAACTTCCACCTCACCCACGAATACCTCGCCGAAATGCTCGGTGTGCGCCGCAGCGGCGTGACCATTGCCGCCGGGGCCCTGCAGTTGCGCCAGTTGATCCACTACAGCCGTGGACAGATCACCATCCTCGACCGCCTGGGCCTGGAGGCCGCCGCCTGCGAGTGCTACAACGCGCTCAGCGCCGACTATTCGCGACTGTTCAGCGCACCGGCCGCGGCGCCCGTGTGA
- a CDS encoding EAL domain-containing protein: MLASPSVAEQRSIKVGVYANEPKIMLGQDGQLSGIFGDLLREIARHEDWQLQPVACEWQQCLELTRSGQIDLMPDVAWNDERAQIFDFHKLPALFSWSQIYSQQDLRLNSQLDLNGRRIAVLAGSVQEAYLLTLLDSFGLRAELLPVQSLQQGFEMVANDNADAVVANQRFGDYNAERFGLRSTPIMFQPARLFFATRKGQNGDLLAAIDSHLKTWQEQADSPYYQIIQRWGSEPPQLSIPASLWWALATLASLLLLALGGAVVLRRQVARQTRDLSANELRLNTILDSVEAYIYIKDPQLRYQYANQKVCELFGQPREQVLGQTDSSFFDEATVNNLRNNDLRVLQQGERVQLEEINRSVDGQCENAYLSVKLPLRRPDGSIYALCGISTDITEHKRNLEQIHQLAFFDSLTGLPNRRLLQDRLQHALAYHARTGQEGALLFIDLDNFKTLNDTLGHAMGDLLLQQVTLRLSGQIRAEDSLARLGGDEFVLMLERLSTDSAQALIEIEAVGSKLLTSLAAPYDLQGHAHTSTASIGVALFSDSHSTVEELLKRADLAMYEAKAAGRNALRFFNQQMQTAAMARIRLETDMRQSIAAQHFLLHYQPQVDQHGQLIGAEALVRWQHPQHGLIPPGEFIPVAESTDLILPLGRWILQAACRQLVAWSSDPALAELPLAVNVSARQLHHPGFVADVLAILAETGANPKRLELELTESHLAADIEEMIRRMLQLQSHGVRFSLDDFGTGYSSLGYLKRLPLSRLKIDRCFVRDLLSDANDAAIVRTIVALGQSLDLQVIAEGVETVEQRDALLQSGCSLYQGYLFAKPGPAADLQGWVAGARRAGNR; encoded by the coding sequence TTGCTTGCCTCACCCTCAGTGGCGGAACAGCGCAGCATCAAGGTCGGCGTGTATGCCAATGAACCGAAAATAATGCTCGGTCAGGACGGTCAGCTGTCCGGCATATTCGGCGATCTGCTGCGTGAGATCGCCCGCCATGAAGACTGGCAGCTGCAACCGGTAGCCTGCGAATGGCAGCAATGCCTGGAGCTGACCCGCAGCGGGCAGATCGACCTGATGCCGGATGTCGCCTGGAACGATGAACGCGCGCAGATCTTCGACTTCCACAAACTACCGGCGCTCTTCAGCTGGTCGCAGATCTACAGCCAGCAGGACCTGCGCCTGAATTCCCAGCTCGACCTCAATGGCCGGCGCATCGCGGTGCTGGCCGGTTCGGTGCAGGAAGCCTACCTGCTCACGCTGCTCGACAGCTTTGGCCTGCGCGCCGAACTGCTGCCCGTGCAGAGCCTGCAGCAAGGCTTCGAAATGGTCGCCAATGACAACGCCGATGCCGTAGTGGCCAACCAGCGTTTCGGTGACTACAACGCCGAGCGCTTCGGCCTGCGCAGCACGCCGATCATGTTCCAGCCGGCGCGCCTGTTCTTCGCCACCCGCAAAGGCCAGAACGGCGATCTGCTGGCAGCCATCGACAGTCACCTGAAGACCTGGCAGGAGCAGGCCGACTCGCCCTACTACCAGATCATCCAGCGCTGGGGCAGCGAGCCGCCACAGCTGAGCATTCCAGCGAGTCTGTGGTGGGCCCTGGCCACCCTTGCCAGCCTGCTGCTGCTGGCACTCGGCGGAGCCGTTGTACTGCGCCGCCAGGTGGCCCGGCAGACCCGCGACCTGAGTGCCAACGAGTTGCGCCTGAACACCATCCTCGACAGCGTCGAGGCCTACATCTACATCAAGGATCCGCAGCTGCGCTACCAGTACGCCAACCAGAAGGTCTGCGAGCTGTTCGGCCAGCCGCGTGAACAGGTGTTGGGGCAGACCGACAGCAGCTTTTTCGATGAAGCCACCGTCAACAACCTGCGCAACAACGACCTGCGCGTCTTGCAGCAGGGCGAGCGGGTACAGCTCGAAGAGATCAATCGCAGTGTCGACGGCCAGTGCGAGAACGCCTACCTGTCGGTGAAGCTCCCACTGCGCCGCCCGGACGGCAGCATCTACGCCCTCTGCGGCATCTCCACCGACATCACCGAGCACAAGCGCAACCTCGAACAGATCCACCAGTTGGCCTTCTTCGATTCGCTCACCGGCCTGCCCAATCGGCGCCTGCTGCAAGACCGCCTGCAGCACGCCCTGGCCTACCACGCCCGCACCGGCCAGGAAGGCGCCCTGCTGTTCATCGACCTGGACAACTTCAAGACCCTCAACGACACCCTCGGCCACGCCATGGGCGATTTGCTCCTGCAACAGGTGACACTGCGCCTGAGCGGCCAGATCCGCGCAGAAGACAGCCTGGCGCGCCTGGGCGGCGACGAGTTCGTGCTGATGCTGGAACGCCTGTCGACGGATTCGGCGCAGGCCCTGATCGAGATCGAGGCCGTCGGCAGCAAGCTGCTGACCAGCCTGGCCGCGCCCTATGATCTGCAGGGCCATGCCCACACCAGCACGGCGAGCATCGGCGTGGCGCTGTTTTCCGACAGCCACAGCACGGTGGAAGAACTGCTCAAGCGCGCCGACCTGGCCATGTACGAGGCCAAGGCCGCCGGGCGCAATGCGCTGCGCTTCTTCAACCAGCAGATGCAGACCGCCGCCATGGCACGCATTCGCCTGGAAACCGACATGCGCCAGAGCATTGCCGCGCAGCACTTCCTGCTGCACTACCAGCCCCAGGTCGACCAGCATGGCCAGCTGATCGGGGCCGAGGCCCTGGTGCGCTGGCAGCATCCACAGCACGGGCTGATTCCACCGGGCGAGTTCATCCCGGTGGCCGAAAGCACCGACCTGATCCTTCCGCTGGGACGCTGGATCCTGCAGGCGGCCTGCCGTCAGCTGGTGGCCTGGAGCAGCGACCCGGCACTGGCCGAGCTGCCCCTGGCGGTCAACGTCAGCGCCCGCCAGCTGCACCATCCCGGCTTCGTCGCCGATGTGCTGGCCATCCTCGCGGAAACCGGCGCCAACCCCAAGCGCCTGGAACTGGAGCTGACCGAGAGCCATCTGGCCGCCGACATCGAGGAAATGATCCGCCGCATGCTGCAGTTGCAAAGCCACGGTGTACGCTTCTCCCTCGACGACTTCGGCACCGGTTACTCCTCCCTCGGCTATCTCAAGCGTCTGCCACTCAGCCGGCTGAAGATCGACCGCTGCTTCGTCCGCGACCTGCTCAGCGATGCCAACGACGCTGCCATCGTGCGCACCATCGTCGCCCTGGGGCAGAGCCTGGACCTGCAAGTGATCGCCGAGGGGGTGGAAACCGTCGAACAGCGTGACGCCCTGCTGCAATCGGGCTGCTCGCTCTACCAGGGCTACCTGTTCGCCAAACCCGGCCCGGCCGCCGACCTGCAAGGCTGGGTGGCAGGCGCCAGGCGCGCCGGCAACCGCTGA
- a CDS encoding Crp/Fnr family transcriptional regulator — translation MAEAIMPQHNHLLAALSGEVQQRLFPHLEPVEMPLGKVLYESGDTLRHVYFPTDSIVSLLYVMESGASAEISVVGNEGLVGVALFMGGESTPSRAIVQSGGHAYRLLGQRLKDEFNRHGELLVLMLRYTQALITQMAQTAVCNRHHSIDQQLCRWLLLSLDRLPGNNLTMTQELIANMLGVRREGVTEAAGKLQRQGVIEYSRGHITVIDRHKLEQLSCECYEVVKRETDRLLPYLPQRKTAGLPSTA, via the coding sequence ATGGCAGAAGCCATAATGCCCCAGCACAACCACCTGCTGGCGGCCCTTTCGGGCGAAGTACAGCAACGCTTGTTCCCCCACCTGGAGCCGGTCGAGATGCCCCTCGGCAAGGTGCTCTACGAGTCCGGCGACACCCTGCGCCACGTGTACTTCCCCACCGATTCGATCGTTTCGCTGCTGTATGTCATGGAAAGTGGCGCATCGGCGGAGATTTCCGTGGTCGGTAACGAGGGCCTGGTCGGCGTCGCCCTGTTCATGGGCGGTGAAAGTACGCCGAGCCGCGCCATCGTGCAGAGTGGCGGCCACGCCTATCGCCTGCTGGGCCAGCGCCTGAAGGACGAGTTCAACCGCCATGGTGAACTGCTGGTGCTGATGCTGCGCTACACCCAGGCACTGATCACCCAGATGGCGCAGACCGCCGTGTGCAACCGCCACCACTCGATCGACCAGCAACTGTGTCGCTGGCTGCTGCTGTCGCTGGACCGCCTGCCGGGTAATAACCTGACCATGACCCAGGAACTGATCGCCAACATGCTCGGCGTGCGCCGCGAAGGCGTCACCGAGGCGGCCGGCAAGCTGCAGCGCCAGGGCGTGATCGAATACAGCCGCGGGCATATCACCGTCATCGACCGGCACAAGCTCGAACAGCTGAGCTGTGAATGCTACGAGGTGGTCAAGCGCGAAACCGATCGCCTGCTGCCCTATCTCCCCCAGCGCAAGACCGCCGGTCTTCCCAGCACTGCCTAG
- a CDS encoding phenylalanine--tRNA ligase beta subunit-related protein — MLSPVFLLDTPPSLGLKASAFTLHGLVNQHYCAALQQRLQQLRNEFNPQHSWLCQAGFLDLRLRTGRSAKRFPPSPLTLYEQQQSTGRLRAVSPLVDLYNQWSLNSGLSIGAHDLQCLQLPVSLALSRGGESFSGLGSDSPTLLPAGEYAYFDARGQVLCRMEYRQANGSAVAAQTHAALFIVQGHPHTDGDYLRQIAEGLKADLQRYCSGLPCVA; from the coding sequence ATGCTTAGCCCGGTCTTTCTTCTCGACACACCCCCCAGCCTTGGCCTCAAGGCCAGCGCCTTCACCCTTCACGGCCTGGTCAATCAGCACTATTGCGCTGCCCTGCAACAGCGTCTGCAGCAGCTGCGCAACGAGTTCAACCCCCAACACAGCTGGCTCTGCCAGGCCGGTTTTCTCGATCTGCGCCTGCGCACCGGCCGCTCAGCCAAACGTTTTCCACCGTCGCCACTGACGCTGTATGAGCAGCAGCAGAGCACGGGACGCCTGCGCGCGGTTTCACCGCTGGTGGACCTGTACAACCAGTGGTCGCTGAACAGCGGCCTGTCGATCGGTGCCCACGATCTGCAGTGCCTGCAACTCCCGGTCAGCCTGGCCCTGAGCCGCGGCGGTGAGTCCTTCAGCGGGCTCGGCAGTGACAGCCCCACCCTGCTCCCGGCCGGCGAGTACGCCTACTTCGATGCCCGCGGCCAGGTCCTCTGTCGCATGGAATACCGCCAGGCCAACGGCAGCGCCGTCGCCGCGCAGACCCACGCGGCCCTGTTCATCGTCCAGGGCCATCCGCACACCGATGGCGATTACCTGCGGCAGATCGCCGAAGGCCTCAAGGCCGACCTGCAGCGCTACTGCAGCGGCCTGCCCTGCGTCGCCTGA
- a CDS encoding ammonium transporter, translating to MEQATPTLEELHQLLRMSETINMEIFYWWCIALMVVIHAGFLSYEIGASRLKNALTAGVKNILAFAFIVPTFFFFGWWIYNGFATGIVPNLEGAAASLPWSGSMGPNIKDNATGIFWAAFALFAATTASIMSGALIERTRMSAFIILAIILGSGVWILGAAWSWHPAGWLTTEWGFHDVGAAGCVHTIAGFFTLGVLINVGARIGRFNADGSANEIVGHSMPMSVIGLMLVIVGFFGFLGGCIIYNIGGQWTNIYGQPTTLSAFAFNTLMGFAGGLIGAYLTTREPFWMMSGGLIGIISVAPGLDVYYPPLAYVIGMGVAAAAPLVQKFLVKRGIDDAVGAFAVHGFGGFAGIVISGIFIAGYPNMGEGVPPVNFLGQAGGAVVLALLGFIPGYLISLLLKKLGVLRVPAHAEVRGLDLVEVPAKAYPEWALTGASITVTSAPVASEVAVGAAKPA from the coding sequence ATGGAACAGGCAACCCCAACCCTGGAAGAGCTGCACCAGCTCCTCCGGATGTCCGAGACCATCAATATGGAAATCTTCTATTGGTGGTGTATCGCCCTGATGGTCGTCATCCACGCCGGCTTCCTGTCCTACGAAATCGGCGCCTCGCGCCTGAAAAACGCCCTGACCGCCGGGGTGAAGAACATCCTCGCCTTCGCCTTCATCGTGCCGACCTTTTTCTTCTTCGGTTGGTGGATCTACAACGGCTTCGCCACCGGCATCGTGCCGAATCTGGAAGGCGCCGCCGCCAGCCTGCCGTGGAGCGGCAGCATGGGGCCGAACATCAAGGACAACGCCACCGGCATCTTCTGGGCCGCCTTCGCCCTGTTCGCCGCCACCACGGCCTCGATCATGTCCGGCGCGCTGATCGAACGCACCCGCATGAGCGCCTTCATCATCCTCGCCATCATCCTCGGCTCCGGCGTGTGGATTCTCGGCGCAGCCTGGAGCTGGCACCCGGCTGGCTGGCTGACCACCGAGTGGGGCTTCCATGACGTCGGCGCGGCCGGTTGCGTGCACACCATCGCCGGTTTCTTCACCCTCGGCGTACTGATCAACGTCGGTGCCCGTATCGGTCGCTTCAATGCCGATGGCAGCGCCAACGAAATCGTCGGCCACAGCATGCCGATGAGCGTGATCGGCCTGATGCTGGTGATCGTCGGTTTCTTCGGCTTCCTCGGCGGCTGCATCATCTACAACATCGGCGGCCAGTGGACCAACATCTACGGTCAGCCGACCACCCTCTCCGCCTTCGCCTTCAACACCCTGATGGGTTTTGCCGGCGGCCTGATCGGTGCCTACCTGACCACCCGCGAACCGTTCTGGATGATGTCCGGCGGCCTGATCGGCATCATCTCCGTGGCCCCTGGCCTGGACGTCTACTACCCGCCGCTCGCCTACGTGATCGGCATGGGCGTGGCGGCTGCCGCGCCGCTGGTGCAGAAGTTCCTGGTCAAGCGTGGCATCGATGACGCCGTGGGCGCCTTCGCGGTACACGGCTTCGGCGGTTTCGCCGGCATCGTGATCAGCGGCATCTTCATCGCCGGCTACCCGAACATGGGTGAAGGCGTACCGCCGGTGAACTTCCTCGGCCAGGCCGGCGGTGCCGTGGTGCTGGCCCTGCTGGGCTTCATCCCCGGCTATCTGATCTCCCTGCTGCTGAAGAAACTGGGTGTCCTGCGCGTCCCGGCGCATGCCGAAGTACGCGGCCTGGACCTGGTCGAAGTGCCGGCCAAGGCCTACCCGGAGTGGGCGCTGACCGGCGCCAGCATCACCGTCACCAGCGCGCCTGTTGCCAGCGAAGTCGCTGTCGGCGCAGCCAAACCCGCCTGA
- a CDS encoding acylphosphatase, whose translation MARICMHGYVSGKVQGVYFRQSTCAEAERLDLDGWVRNLDDGRVEVLVEGEADAVRELAGWLEQGPEQAQVTGVELQEHALQGIAGFIARR comes from the coding sequence ATGGCGCGTATCTGCATGCATGGCTATGTCAGCGGTAAGGTGCAGGGTGTGTATTTTCGCCAGTCCACCTGCGCCGAGGCCGAGCGCCTCGATCTAGATGGCTGGGTGCGCAACCTGGACGACGGTCGGGTCGAGGTGCTGGTCGAAGGCGAGGCCGATGCGGTGCGTGAACTGGCCGGCTGGCTCGAGCAGGGGCCGGAGCAGGCTCAGGTCACTGGGGTCGAGCTGCAGGAGCATGCCCTGCAGGGCATTGCCGGTTTCATCGCACGCCGCTGA
- a CDS encoding TlpA disulfide reductase family protein: MGMRLQFVVGILTGLLLAGCAEDLGVDQHGRKVTAEQLDDQWLVINYWAEWCGPCRTEIPQLNRLAEQAQGRAVRVLGVNFDTLQGEALSKAVDGLGIRFTVLAQDPAARYQLPRNDVLPVTYIVDDQGRVRERLLGEQSAAGLLARLTELQGKE, translated from the coding sequence ATGGGAATGCGGCTCCAGTTTGTGGTGGGAATTCTGACCGGTCTTCTATTGGCCGGCTGCGCCGAGGACTTGGGCGTCGATCAGCATGGACGAAAGGTAACGGCTGAACAACTGGATGACCAGTGGTTAGTGATTAATTACTGGGCAGAGTGGTGCGGCCCTTGCCGTACCGAAATTCCGCAGTTGAACCGCCTGGCCGAACAGGCGCAGGGGCGCGCTGTGCGGGTGCTTGGCGTCAACTTCGATACCTTGCAAGGCGAAGCCTTGAGCAAGGCAGTGGATGGGCTGGGTATTCGTTTCACGGTGTTGGCGCAGGACCCGGCAGCGCGCTATCAGCTGCCGCGCAACGATGTGCTACCGGTAACTTATATTGTCGATGACCAAGGCCGTGTGCGTGAACGCCTGCTCGGCGAGCAGAGCGCCGCCGGGCTGCTGGCGCGACTCACTGAACTGCAAGGCAAGGAGTAG